The genome window CCACCTGCAACGACGCCTCTCGCCAGAGCTGCAGACGAAGCTCCAGCAGTGACCGCGTCCAACGCCTCGATTACTTCCGTCGAGCCTCGAAGTCTCAGGATTTCGAGCGGAGTCCCACCGCCGAGGGAGGGATCGCTGCCATTCAGCCACTGGCGAGCCACGGGCAATGGCCGCAGAAGTTGAGCACGAGCGAGCACGCCGTCGAGATCCACTATCAAGACCGCGGTTTCCGGGCTCGGTAACTCTTCTCCGGTAAGCCACGCGCCGACCTGGCGGGGGGAAACGCGCAGAGCATGTGCGACCTTCGTGCGCCCATCCAACGCCTCCACAAGCAAGTGCAGCCGCCTCTGCACAACAGACCGCGGACGGCCCTTCGTCTCAGCTCTCGAGCTCATCGCACACGACCTCTCCTCGAGGATCCCACTCAAGCGCAGGTGCACCACCTCGCGTCAGTCCCACGCCGTTCCGTGCGTGTCGGCTGTGTCGGCGTGCGGCAACGAGAGCGAGCATCGGCGGCAGTCGGGCATGCGGTCGGCTGCCGGCGCCTTCTTGACCCGGCTACTCGACCTGTTCGGCCTCCGATCGTTCCTTGAATCGCCATGCCGCGTCGACGATCGTCTGCACCGTGTCTTCGAAGTCGAAGCCGAGTTGGAACGGCACGGCTGAGAGGTGGGGTGGAGTCCCGAGCACGGTTAGGGCGAAGACGGCCGTCTCCTTCGGGGTCGTGGTGGAGACGAACGTCGTCTCGGGCGAGACGGCGAAGGAATCGGTGGGTAGACGCTTCGCAACCTCGTCGACGACGGCACGGGCCTGTGGGACAAGAGCCTTCGCTTCCTCGAGTGTGCGGTGCCCAACCGAGGGCTCCCCTTTCGGCGAGGTGCGCTTGGTGGCTGGTGGATTCGGGTCGCTTGGTCCCGGACGGGTCGGACGATTACCTGGGCCAACACGTTTCGCGATTGAGGGCCCTGGCGGAGGGGTCGGCTTCGATAGCGCGGACAACAAGGAGTCGAATGCCCATTCGGTTGCAGCTGTCCCAACCCAATCCCATGCAAGGAGCCCTGGGTCCTGATCCCGGAGCGCGGTGAGCGGCGGCTCGCCACCGACAATTGCGTTCGGACGTGCGAGCCATTCGGCAACACTGCGCTGCGCCTTGATGAAGGGGATCAATTCGGCCACAAGCGCAGCGAACCTCAGCCTTCCGCTGGCCTCCCTGGACGGCTTTGACTCGCCGCGCGCCCACCGCCGCACAGTGGACGGATGGACGGAACAGAGTCGCGCGAGCGCTTGTGCACCCAGCTCAGCGACTAGGCGAAGCGTTAGCTCACGAGGGTCCGTGCGGCCCGCGGGGGTGCTTGAATGATCGCATCTGTCGGGAGGAGTCGATTTTGCCATGTAGTCCTCTCGGGACGCCATTGCTGGTGCTTAATAACACCGTACCTCAGAATTCGGCCATGCTTGTGCGGGGCGTGATTCCCGCTGTTGCGTATACCTCGTCGATCACACGCATTGTCGCGAGAGCATCGTCCATGCCCGTTCGAACTGGGGCCCCGCTCAACGCCGCATCGCGGAACGCCTCCAGTTGGTACGAGTAACTGGGCCTGCGCTCTGCGTGATCGATTCTCACTCCCGCACCATTCCGAAGTCGCGATCTGCCGAATAGATGCGGCATGAGCGGGTTCAGGATGTGCAGTGTTCCCGCGTCACCGACGACGCGGATTGAAAGCGTCAGTATTCGGGCCGAGCGCAGGCTCACGGTCAGCCGGCCTGCGATACCGGACGGGAAGCGAAGATCCGCTTTCATCGCGCGGTCGACCCGGTGATCTCGGACAGTTAATGCGGCTGCGGACTGTACCGACGGCTCCTCGCCGGTCAACGACCGCAACATGTGGACCGCATAGCAGCCCAGATCCATCATCGCCCCGCCGCCTAACTCATAGTCCCATCGAATGTCGGGCCCCGGCGGAAGGGGGACGCATAGGCTCACACGTATGGAGCGGACCTGCCCGAGTTCACCGTTGGCTAGGTGCTGTCGTTGCCGTTCGAAGAACGGGTGATAGCGGTAATGGAACGCCTGAACGACGGCGACCGGCGATCCGTGCGCTGTCTCCGCCACTCGCCGTGATTCGACAGCGGTCATAGCGGAGGGCTTCTCGCACAGCACGTGCTTTCCCGCTCGTATCGCCCGAATTGTCCATTCCGCATGCTGAGAATTGGGCAGCGGAATGTAGATCGCATCGACTGTCGGATCGTCCACCACTGCCCGATAGCTGACGACCGATCGACCAATGCCGTTCCGACGAGCGAATTCGGATCCTCGAGCTCCATCCCGGCTACCGACGACGGTGACCTCGACGCTCGGGATGATGCGCGCCGGTCTAAGCAGTGCATTGCGGACGATGCGCGCCGTGCCCAGCACGCCGATTGTGAGCGCCGGCTGTACTGAGGCATGCATCTGACGTCCGTTTCGTCGTATGTCGAAGCATCCGTTCGTGAAG of Leifsonia shinshuensis contains these proteins:
- a CDS encoding antitoxin Xre/MbcA/ParS toxin-binding domain-containing protein; translated protein: MSSRAETKGRPRSVVQRRLHLLVEALDGRTKVAHALRVSPRQVGAWLTGEELPSPETAVLIVDLDGVLARAQLLRPLPVARQWLNGSDPSLGGGTPLEILRLRGSTEVIEALDAVTAGASSAALARGVVAGGESEPRKRQLARSSVIFSRNSTTTRPLCGTVIVSTIDYGRTLPWT
- a CDS encoding Gfo/Idh/MocA family protein, whose translation is MHASVQPALTIGVLGTARIVRNALLRPARIIPSVEVTVVGSRDGARGSEFARRNGIGRSVVSYRAVVDDPTVDAIYIPLPNSQHAEWTIRAIRAGKHVLCEKPSAMTAVESRRVAETAHGSPVAVVQAFHYRYHPFFERQRQHLANGELGQVRSIRVSLCVPLPPGPDIRWDYELGGGAMMDLGCYAVHMLRSLTGEEPSVQSAAALTVRDHRVDRAMKADLRFPSGIAGRLTVSLRSARILTLSIRVVGDAGTLHILNPLMPHLFGRSRLRNGAGVRIDHAERRPSYSYQLEAFRDAALSGAPVRTGMDDALATMRVIDEVYATAGITPRTSMAEF